gattcatggaaacctgcagaacgagaaagcaaaagggcttcagggtggaagtaaagctaaaatgcttaatggtacaggtaatagtaatagtaatgtgactagtaataataatggtggtagcagtcggtgtcagcagggccgtagcaggatgcacgtccacggtccaggtacagccacgatttatagaagcctgcgaagcgagaaagcacaaagactccagggtacaagcaagtcaataagcgtaatagtacaggcaataataatagtaatgtgactaataatgatagtggtagtagtagtgggtgtcagcagggcctcagtaggtggcacgatgacagtccaaatataaccccgattcctgggaacctgcgaggcgagaaagcacaagaacttaTAGATGCGTACCGAATATCCCCTTCTGTCTCCTGCAGTGCTCTCCTATCCTTTAAATTTTCTGACATCAGtaataaatacatgcaaaaaacaTGCAGCTGGCTAGATGTGAGCACATCTGTAGACTACTAAGGTCTACCACGCTGGATTATGATGAATCTTTGGGTTAGGCGGTTGAGTCAGtataaacaaacagataagGATTTATTCTTAGTGTCACATTGCTGCACTTAAAGCTGTGATTTTCACTGGAACATAAAGCCTTCTTGACATGAGATCTAACACCCAGATCCCTAATTCAAATATAGACTAAAACAAGTTGCACTATAATATAGGGCAGACTTTTTCTCACCCTTAAATTTCTTGAAAGAATCCTAAATACACGAACAACCTCAGGCCTGTGTTTTGAATCATTACAAAACGGTTGGCAATGTCACAAACACTTAACTCAAGTCTGTGCAATGGGGATATATTAAAAACTAATCACATATCTTGCCTGTAATCTCAGGTAACACAATAAACTATTTGGTGCTCTCTCAAACAAAGTAATCCTGTTTCTGTTTAACTGAAATTAAGTTAAATGatgtggaaaaaacataaattatgcCAACAGAATAGTCTCATCATTCATTACAAATATTCATAGACCCAAATTTGCCAAAATCCTGAGAGTTATACGATCTCCTCTCTAAAAGCTTGTTCAACTTTGTGCCTTGTAGCCTATTACATTAAATGGGGAGTTACTGCTAAATGACGAAACACTATTTTAATGCATTGATCACTAAATCATGTCTAGCTATGAATTGAAGATGGTCAACTGAATCTGTTTCtgttatgtattttatgaaATACAGATTTCTACAGGAGGTGGACAATTCAGACGTAACTTGAGTAGTTTAAGAAAATTGTTGCCCAAGATTTGCACAGTCTCCATTAAGCACTTGCATGGTACATACTCTATTAATTCTCTGTCATATCTTATGAGGTAGCCAACAGACATGATTTGCAATTGCACTCCAAACTATATGAACACATAGAAATTGGAATATGTCTTTTCACATGCTTGTAGGTGAACTACGTGCTTCTTTCTGTACTTCTTCATCGAGGTCAGTGGAGGGTCAGTTGAGCGCCCCTGGAGCTATACAGGTGTTCATTTGCTTATTTTAGGGTGCAGAACAGCACAGCAGACATTATTGTTATCAGCTGGAATGTAATTCTAGACTCACTGCCCGAACATTTCCACCAGCAGATGTGGTAAAACTCTTTACtcaataataacgataataatgataattcaAGGtcaatatttaacatgttattaagataataatatatattaagatttttaaaggaacagtagGTGAAAAGTGTATCCTATGTGATCAATGCCTAAACCACTATTGTAGTGTTGCAGCTTATCCAATAACTCCATTATATTGCCTGCTCCCTTGATTAACAACTAAAACCTCATCCTGCTAAGCAACTCATGACTGTaagataaataacaataataatgattataataaacattatttatatttattaatcacttttcaaaacaaagtaatCTACATGTAAAACCAGGATTAAAACATGCAATAAGGAAAATACAatcagataataaaaaaataaataaaataattaccaAACAATAGCATTAATAAACGAATTAAACCGATTAGATATGTTGCAAATATAATGGTTTGCTAGAATTAATagaaaaggtttttcttttttaaagatactttttcagaaatatcactgatgctacaattgaagtgaaataaaatgaaagtgagCAAAAAACCTCCAGGTAGTGGAGTAAACATATGAAGTATGTTTgaatattcaaacaaacaccagaTCTGCAAATTAGCACTTAAATATATAACTTGAGAAAAGCCCTTTATTACATTATAACTCTGAGCACCACAAACCTCTCATCTAAAACCTCTACAGATGGTTTTATCTGTCCtatagagacacacagactctcTTTGATTCAGTTGTATTCAAGTTATATATATCATGACTgtctaaatgtaaaataataacacaatttaaaatTCTGCAAAATTGCAAAATCCTCCTTGCAAGACTGTTAACATGCACATACAAGGTCAATAAAACTAATTCAATGAAGAAATGTGACTTATCTtttgcttagttttttttttttatgtatcttcAACAAACTTTTTTACTGCCAACAGGAGAAATGTAGCATTGCTGTAAACAGGTTTGACTGAAGCTTTAGAGATTCCAAACAGCAGAGGCCACACATTTTTGACACTAAACCTTAAATAGATTTTTCTAGAAATTGAATATCAAATAGACCTACTCTTGTGGAAATATTCAGCGGTATTTAAACTGTTATTCAAATCAGTATGACTCTTTCAAGCACAGTAAAACCCATCTTTTactgtccttctctctcactctctctctctctcattgtaGGTGTGGGACTCTTGGCACTGTTTGTGCTGAATCATGTGGATATCGAACAATGACTGGCTGGACAAAACTGACAACTAATGAAATAACTTTGTGGGAGTGTGACTCCCCGGGTGGGGGGAGGCTACAGGGTGACCCCCTCATTTCAGCCTGCTGGGCCTATGACAGGCCGATCTGCAGGCCGGCAAAGACACTGTGGGCACTGTTGGCAGAGTTTCCACCCCTGGGCGTCCCGTATATATTGAGCTCATCGTGccatcacaaacacactggaACAGACAGGTACTGGTAAGGGGTTCATGTCTGtcacactgtattttttttttttaccaatttaagtttacattttttatcagtatttgttttccttttgttgtttgattgttttagcattatttatttacaaagtaTCTCTTATGTTGCATTGTTGTAACTCTGTGTTCAGAAGGCTGTGAACTTCAGAAACTTGTTTTGGAGGGAGTGGTACATGCACTGTTAATCATGTAGACAAAGgatatttatcaaaaacaaccaaaactatattttttcttttcagtttcatCTTTGCCAATCCATTCACTATGGCCACAGACCACCAGAACCCTGCatccaagcagcagcagccaggcaCCAGTGCATTTAAGGTGAGAGGTGATGCAGCAGACATGCAGAGACcaattaaattacaatttacaACTCCCTCCTGCAGGAGTTACACTTGTGCGTGCCCTGTTTGGATACCTTACATCCACCTAACATCAAAATTGGAAACAGATTGTCACTCTTGAAATTGAGACCAGTAGCTCAACaacactctcactctcccctTTTCTCCCACTGGCACACAGCTGGTTATCTATGAGCAGGAAAACTTCCAGGGACGCTGCCATGAGCTGACTGGTCCCTGCAACGACCTCCAGGAAGCAGACGTGGAGAAAGTGGGCTCCATACTGGTGCTGTGTGGACCGTGAGTGTGGgttagagacagagagagcattaaaaaaaggatttagaGCCAAACAGCCAGGGagtgaaagaaaacatcaaagaaTAAGGGACTTACTCTGAGTATGAGAACGGAAGGGAAGGGCAGAAAATGatcagaaaaacaatgaaatgtgtCATACTagctttctttccttccttcctcctacACCAATCACAaccatccctctctttcttccctgCCTGCTCAGATGGGTGGGATACGAGCAAGCCAGCTGTAAGGGGGAGCAGTATGTGTTTGAGAAGGGGGAGTATCCTCGCTGGGATTCCTGGACCAACAGCAGGCGTAGTGACACCATTATTGCATTCCGCCCGATTAAAGTGGTAAGAAAGACCCCACCTATCCATTGATAAATACCCCCATCAGTCGTCCCATCAGTTGCTAAGCAAATCATCCCCTGGGTTAACACTTTGCTCCCCTTTCAGGACAGCCAGGAGCACAAGATTGTCCTTTACGAAAACCCCAGCTTTGCAGGGAAGAAGATAGAAATCATAGATGACGATGTCCCCAGCTTTCACGCACACGGCTACCAGGAGAAGGTCTCCTCTGTTCGGGTTCAGAGTGGCACGTGAGTCCATCCTCCCCACACAACAGATGTTGTGTTGTACTGCAAATAACTTGCTACATGTCTCTTGTCACTATCTCTGCACCTataactgtctcctctctgtttcccctCTCTGTGCTCCTGGTGCACCAGTTGGGTGGGCTATCAGTATCCAGGTTACAGAGGCTATCAGTACCTGTTTGAAAAGGGGGAGTACAAGGACAACACTGAGTTCGGAGCCCAGATTCCTCAGATCCAGTCGGTTCGGCGCATCAGAGACATGCAGTGGCATCAGAGGGGCGCTTTTCACCCCGTCATCTAAGCTTGTGACTTTTTCCTGTCATGAACCCTGACCTCGGCCTTGCTCCCTTCCAGCATCAACCCCTTTGTTCTTAATTTACACCATGCAGCGTTTTGATATCCATTGCAGCTGTTGCAGTAGTGACATTCTTTGAAGCAAACTAATAAATCCTAA
This sequence is a window from Anoplopoma fimbria isolate UVic2021 breed Golden Eagle Sablefish chromosome 13, Afim_UVic_2022, whole genome shotgun sequence. Protein-coding genes within it:
- the crybb2 gene encoding beta-crystallin B2 encodes the protein MATDHQNPASKQQQPGTSAFKLVIYEQENFQGRCHELTGPCNDLQEADVEKVGSILVLCGPWVGYEQASCKGEQYVFEKGEYPRWDSWTNSRRSDTIIAFRPIKVDSQEHKIVLYENPSFAGKKIEIIDDDVPSFHAHGYQEKVSSVRVQSGTWVGYQYPGYRGYQYLFEKGEYKDNTEFGAQIPQIQSVRRIRDMQWHQRGAFHPVI